The Lycium barbarum isolate Lr01 chromosome 12, ASM1917538v2, whole genome shotgun sequence genome includes a region encoding these proteins:
- the LOC132623411 gene encoding TLC domain-containing protein At5g14285, translated as MMEALILFFSSIPNLLSFFIFFLIIYLIAYFLIFPSWKPKLRPEASSCIISFFHGTPAVFLAITSLLADPARDFHAPNTPFQNLVLDYSIAYFLMDLTHYLIFYPGDVLFIGHHAATLFVFVTCRYMVYHGAYAILVLLILAEVTSFVQNTWTLANARKADVEFAARVYGLLSPPFYVFYSLVRGIAGPYFVYKMISCYISGAADNVIPRWLWVSWVFVVVTAISVSILWISNNWVELYRERSRKFERKVR; from the coding sequence ATGATGGAAgctctcattctttttttttcatcAATTCCCAATCTCCTTTCTTTCTTCATCTTTTTCCTCATCATTTACCTCATTGCTTACTTCCTCATCTTCCCTTCATGGAAACCTAAACTCCGTCCAGAAGCTTCCAGTTGCATCATCTCCTTCTTCCACGGCACACCCGCCGTATTCCTCGCAATCACTTCCCTACTCGCCGACCCCGCTCGTGACTTCCACGCTCCCAACACCCCATTCCAAAACCTCGTCCTCGACTACAGCATCGCCTATTTCTTGATGGACTTGACCCACTACCTCATTTTCTACCCTGGTGATGTTCTCTTCATAGGACACCACGCGGCGACGTTATTCGTGTTCGTCACGTGCCGGTACATGGTGTATCATGGCGCGTACGCGATTCTCGTGCTTTTGATTCTTGCTGAGGTTACTAGCTTTGTGCAGAACACGTGGACGCTTGCGAATGCGAGGAAAGCTGACGTGGAGTTTGCTGCGAGAGTTTATGGTTTGCTTTCACCTCCGTTTTATGTTTTTTATTCGTTGGTGAGAGGTATTGCTGGACCCTATTTTGTGTACAAGATGATTTCGTGTTATATCAGTGGGGCTGCTGATAATGTCATACCTAGATGGCTTTGGGTTTCTtgggtttttgttgttgttactgCTATTTCTGTTAGCATATTGTGGATTTCTAATAATTGGGTTGAATTGTATAGGGAAAGGAGTAGGAAATTTGAGAGGAAAGTTAGGTGA